TATCCATAAGGTTGATGGCCTGTCAGACGACCACAAGATAGAAACCCAAAGAGACGTCCATCAGAGAGCCAACGATGACCTGGCAGATGCCAGCCTGGAGAAGCTTCATCTCAGGTTAAGGGCCCTACACACTTCACTCAAACTATGCAAACACAGCAACGGAGTGTCATTTTCACATGTAGTTCTATGTACTTTTGTGTGGCTCAATTTGGAACGAACAGTATACAGCGATCCGTCGTTCTGTTTGCATGACGTGTGTAACRGCCTTTAGTATAAAGGATAAGATACAACATAATGAACGTCGGCCGTGCGCAGTAGATCACCTGCTGGGTCTGGACCAACTGTGGCTATTCAACATGAAGAATCTTAGGGAAATGAACAGTAGTAAATGTCAGCTGATATTCTGTGGTCAGAGGAGATGTGAAGGCCACACACTTGCTTTTAACCATTTGTTGGCCTCGGTCTGTTTTGTCCTTAACTGGTGGTAGGTTAGGTATGTGGCTGAATGTTACTCAGAGGGATCAGCTTGTTTTTGACCTAACATGTTGGGAGAGGAACTGTTAGAAACACAGGAAATATAACTGCGAtctcaattctctctccctcttcctcctctctctatgtttcagcttttatttgacCAGCATCTATGACCACTCTATATTTGAGGCTTTCAGTAAAGTTGTCCAGAAGCTCATTCCTCAGCTACCAACATTGGAAAACCTTGTGAACATTTTCATATCAGTACGTATTGTTTTGACCAATAAGCTGATTTGAACTGATGCTTGTTTTTCTGTACTTCTACACAAATCACAACAGATTTTTTGCAATGTTTTAGTCCTTTCGATAATGTTTCATATGTCAAAACATTGCCCGTGTTTTTATTTTTGGACAGAACTCTGGGATTGAGAAAGCCTTCCTGTTTGACGTGGTCAGTAAGATTTACATCGCCACCGACAGCTCCCCTGTGGACATGCAGTCATACGAGCTTTGTTGTGACATGATCGATGTTGTCATTGACGTCTCTTGTATCTATGGGTGAGAGAAAATCATatgccagggttccccaactggcagaaTTTGTCCcgcaggtggttttatttggcctcccAAGTTTTATAAGcaaaaaccccccccaaaataaatgcaaataataataataaatcattgtTTGACATAAGACTacaaaaacaccaggaaatcagctccaagtacttttaattttggaaatctgttcccaagtattcccacgcataatagagacatGATCgtttacaaatgtaagcaaggtttgaaattattatgttttagtcaactATTATGTGTTTGGGCTTCTTGtcgtcaatttgcagtctacaaataatttgtaattattttccggccccccgaccatctgctcaagaaaacaATCACCCCTcgtctgaatctagttgatgatccctgccatGCCATTTAAAAATGTGTGTATTGGACATCCTATTTAACTGTCTCTTCAATAAATTACATTGTACATGCTTGGGATTTATGtgaaaatcatttgaaatgaaCAATGCAGTGAATACGCATTCCTCTGGCACTGTATTCGGTTGAAGCATGTGGTAAGGATGCTTTTGTGATTGCAAAGGTTGACATGGAATCGTAGATCGCTGTGATTGTGAAAAGCTATTGTGGAGAGCTTTGAGTTTATTTTGTGATTGTAAAAAGTGAATAGCTTTGTGTTCTTCCATTGCAGCCTGAGGGAAGATGGAAATGGCAGTGCATATGATAAGGAGTCTTTGGCCATCATTAAGCTCAACAATACCACCATACTCTACCTGAAAGAGGTCACCAAGTTCCTAGCCCTCGTTTGCATCCTTAGAGAGGAGAGCTTTGAAAAGAAAGGTAAGACAAAAGTCTGGCACCATTTATAGGATTTAACCATTTATCTTAGCAGCCTATTGTTGATTTGACCGACATGCATATAGCCTTTAGAAGAAGTTTAACACGCTGCACTACCATGCTTATCTCATTTGTAGTGCTGGAAGTTACTAGCCCAATTtgttttgaaataaattcatataGCGTGATTTATTTTCTGATGTTTTCTTTCAGGTTTAATAGACTATAACTTCCATTGTTTCCGCAAAGCCATCCAGGAGGTGTTTGAAGTGGGGTCCTTGACACAGAGGACAGGCAGACTACAGCCAAGCTCGTCCAACAACAGCTTGTCCAGCGTAAAACTTGGTGTATTAAACGGAAGTGCTGTTTAGAGGAATGTAAGAAAAGCAAAGAGGTTTGGAATGCCTTAGCCACTGAGAATGGACAAGTAGTAATTGTGTATTTTACTTGGAAGGCTATGAACGATCAAAGGTGACACAGGGAAAAAGCAGGAAAAACCTTGAAAAATAACACTTGGGATGGGGGGGATGCTGTTCTGTGCAAGGAttgaaaagggtaaaaaaaacgCTGCAATGGACTAAACACTGAACAGAGTTGAAGCCAGCAAGCACATCTATTTTAAGCACCTCAATGTTTTTGGGTTGCGTCTAACCACTTATTTGACAATAATGATTATTTTTGCTACAAACAGTTTTACGAGTATCGAGATGACAATGTCGTCATTGTGGTCTTCCTCAGCACAAGTCATTTAAACAGGGCACTATCTGTGTTTTCCCACTCTTATTTCAGACAAGGTTCAACAGGAAGCAATGTTGGAAAACAAATTAATTAGGAAGCCTGCATTGAAACAGTAAAtatcactaccgttcaaaagtttggggtcacttagaaatKGAactttccttgtttttgaaagaaaagcacttttttttgtccattaaaataacataaaattgatcagaaatacagtgtagacattgttaatgttataaatgactattgtatctggaaacggctgatttttaatggaatatctacataggcgtacagaggcccattatcagcaaccatcactcctgtgtttcaatggcacgttgtgttagctaaggaactctgcctagaaggccagcatcccggagtcgcctcttcactgttgacattgagactggtgttttgcgggtactatttaatgaagctgccagttgaggacttgtgaggcgtctgtttctcaaactagacactctaatgtacttgtcctcttgctcagttctgTACCGGGGCCTTctgctcctctttctattctggttagagccagttctgttctgttcagggagtattacacagcgttgtacgagatcttcagtttcttggcgatttctcgcatggaatagccttcatttctcagaacaagaatagaccgacgagtttcagaagaaagttatttgtttctggccattttgagcctgtaatcgaacccaaaatGCTGATGCTAAAGGTACTcaaatagtctaaagaaggacagttttattgtatctttaaccagaacaacagttttcagctgtgctaacataattgcaaaagtgttttataatgatcaattagccttttaaaatgatatacttggattagctaacacaacgtgcccttggaacacaagagtgatggttgctgataatgggcctctgtacgcctatgtagatattccataaaaaatctgctgtgtccagctacaatagtcatttacaacattaaccatgtctacactgtatttctgatcaattttatgttattttaatggacaaaaaatgtacttttctttcaaaaacaaggacatttcttagtgaccccaaacctttgatcGGTAGAGTACATGTTAGTGTTATCGCACTGGACATTGGTTACTACGGTGCAAAGCGGTCTATTTGTAAGCATGCAACTATAGATCTGGGACTATTGCTATATGTATTTCAACTTAGTTGTTTTGATTGTTTTGGAGCCTAGCTAAAAACTAGGCCTTGTTCCTCAAAGATAACATTTCCCCATCTGGGAAGAAAACCACCTCGAAAAGTACTTGTGGTTGTAAACTATGATACTGTACCTACTACTCTCATGCAGTTGTCAGTTTCAAACTGTAGCCAAATTCACTATAAAATGAGTTTACTTTTGGGCCAGTCAGTGCCCTGTGCtgcataaaaacatatatattgaaCTATACTAATGACAAAATATGTGAATGTTTGCTGAAAGGTCTCTGTGTTACAAATACCTGGGTCCaacatttttttacataatgtatTAATTTAATCTTTCAATTACACAATTATGACtggtgtgtgtaaatgtatttctctctctgacaTGGTAAGCTATCTGAAAGGTCAGTACAGTACTTACAGTATGTTTTTAGTAGTGAGTACCAACAACTCTTGTGGTATGTAGAGGTAATCATTCAGACTgcatccctacatagtgcaataaTTTTGTAGTCTGACTACCCATCCTCATCACTCTGGCCATATGCCACACCCACTAGCATTTCTTGTATGGAGTGATCGATAGAGCAGCGGAATTCAATTCAGGATGAGTCGTCAggcaactacttttgaccagagccctatgggccctggtctaaagtactgcactataaagggaatgctTGAGGTCTCCCTAGACCCCAACTGTGCAAGTTATAATAACTTAATAAATTACCAGTGTTTCAAATGGAGTATTACAGGATGTTAGTCTTATTGGTTCCAGGGCGCTGTAGTGACTGACTCTTAGCATGCCTCCAAagtggcacactattccctatatagtgtactattattattatttttaccagggcccagtcaaaagtagtgcactataaaggggatagggtgccattcgggatatAACCTTTATGATGAAAGTGTTTGTTACTCTGACAACCAATTGGGATGATTCTATGATTCCATTGTGAGATAATATTTGCATTGGTCTTTGTTCTGCTTTTGGGTGCAAAGGGAGGTGAATCATATCGAATATGTTGTCAGATGCCATAAggttataaatgtttttttttgttgagtataATTAAGCATTTAAAGCACTTGAATTATAAGGGAAATTTGAGTGTCTCTCACTATTTTATCTGAAATTGTGTGAAGCATTAAAGATATTTTTTCATTTGAATATTGTCACTCATAACTGTACTGTTCTGAACATCCAGTCTACCTACCATTTTGGATCCTATACAGTAAATGTATTGtcttgaacaaaacaaaaaatgcttCCGAGGTTGAAACAAGTAACTTGCCTAAATCGAGGCTAGACGTGTGTTTCTtggctagggttgcaaaattccgggaactttcaatacattccctggttttccagaaatcctggttggagctTTCCTCCTTATTCCCCCCTCATTctgggaaaaccagggaatttattgccAGTTcctagaattttgcaaccctagtcttgGCTCATCATGGCACTGCTGCTGTATTGCAGTGGGCAGTAGATGGCACTATTGATCTACTAATGAAAATAATCAGAAAAGTGGAGTATGATGTCTGTGACTGCATTAATACAATGATAAATATCAGAGGTTCAAGACCACTGACCTAACCacaaatgtaatgtaatgcagaCCTAGATTGCTGTATGGTATTTATTATTATATGAAATACCTGGAGTCAGTGTTACTTTACTGTGGTACCAGTGACTGTCTCTACATTGGTGACCTGACTTGAACTGTGTATACATGTGTCTGTATGGTCTATGCATTGTAGTGTTTAAGGTAGACCCCATGCAGTTGGGAATGATCAGCTCAGGTGGTTGCTATCACCCAAAAAGAATGTTCCATTACTCCATTGCataattgacccccccccccaatgttgTACATAATTGAAACATAGGACCGCTGAGGCATCTTATAAGCCTTTTAACAGTACAGGGTGAACAACACTAACAAGATAAATAGGTTGAAATAGTTAAGTCAGTTACATGTGTAATGAAACTGTTCATACTACGCATGTGCTCATACATTTTCATGCGTAATGGGTAGTGGCAGGATGGAGCCACAACGTAACTCTTTAATCAACCCCAGACCTCCAGTTTAGACTGGTGGAAAATGGAggttaaaaaaaaaggaaaataatatCTTGCTTGCCAGGGCTTTTTTCAGGAACCCAGCAGTTTCTCAGAGTATTTACTCTGCTGAATGAGTTGGTAAGGAACCTTAATCAAGTCTGAAGGAATGACAACACAAAAGTGAAGCCTTATGGTAGTTAATTGCTTAAGTTTTTACCTCCATCAGCCTCTTATCACCCAATGTTAGTGACAGTGTttgggaagctactctgaaaatatagtttaccaagctaccaatttcCTTTCACTGAAAATGGTTaggctaaaaaaaaaaatgcatatgtcAATCTGAAATGTTATAGACTATAATTACAAGAACAGATCATTTTGGGGTCATATGTTAACATTTGACCCCAAAGTcatatttagcctattaaacacaattGAGAGAATTACGCAGGTCTGatgccgaaaaagaaaggaaattattGCCTatttcacccatattttattttatttttgcaaaaagagTAGTAGAGTGTACTTCCAGTAGTTatctacaccactacatggcaaaaaagtaattaactagtgaaaacactacctagatttgaatttagttaaactaccaccaagctaatgcaaaatgtagttaaattactagttgaactacttGAACTACTTGTAGTTCACTACTTCTTTACACTGGTTAGTGAGATACACgacctggttccagatctgctTGTTCTCTTCTCAACTCCATTGGTAATTGTCAAGCCAAGCACAGCATGACAATAATGGGTGACAAGGAGTTAACATGGTAGTACAGACTGGCACTAACATAACACAGGTATGAAGAACAAAAAGATACAGGTTGATGAGTCAGTCGTCTGTGATAGACTTAGACTTCCAAAGTAAATGAATAGCTcagtaaaaatgtttttgtctgtGCCACTTGAAATTACCTGTGCGGCTGTGCCTCCGCAGTAAAGCGAGAAGCGAAATTTCTGTAGGGCGTGTTTTTACGCGCTTGCCTGATGCTGTTGCGTACGGGAGGTAGTAGGCTACACGATGCATTTCACATTCGTTGAAGTTGAGAAGGGTTCAGCACTGCGTCGGATCTTGACTTGTCAATATTTGGAGTCAATTTTGCTGCCAGAGAAAAGCTGCAAGCTACAGGTTGGTGACTGAAACAAATAAACTACATTTGACAAAGTTCCCTGACACGAAAGGAGCTGTAAATTGGTGGTATGATATTTTACAATCATTTGTATGAGTTTTATAACAAATAATAACAAAATTATGAGAGCCGATAAGATCAATATTTGATTGAAAACGAGATTAAGTGAACAGTCTTGTTTATTCTTACTTTTACTTGTCTACATTTTAGTCAATAAAGCACCTGGATAATACAGTTGGTGATGCGAATCGAGTCACCTGTCGAATCGTCCGTTATTAGACCCTTCAGTTCTAGCCTACTGACTATTTTATCTGATAAAATGTGTTATATGTTAACTATTGTCATAAATTGAGAAAGGTATTTATGCTTATTTTTATCAAGGGAACAGAAATTCGCGTGACGTTTTAGGTCAAGATATATGGACACTCGACATCCACAAGACAGGTCACAGCTCGAGAGATCTTTCACACAACTCACCTGTGTCTCAGAGAGTACAGTATTCGAGCTGAGAAACTCTTTGATACTCTATCATACACACACGATTCGACATGAAGCAGATGCACAAACacatttattgttgttttttgttgttgacacaaACCACGGACAGAGAATGGaatttgtcttctctctctctcatgctctctcatgctctctctcggTTATTTGTCCTCTTTAACTCTCTTTACACTTTATACATCCTGTTGCACAGATTCTTAGCATCTGTCCCTTCTCTCCCAAGGAACTGGACTGACAGGATATATCGTAGGATGTAGCCTAATTTTACTTTAGAATGAGGAAACTAACTGAGGGATGTTGGGGGTTGGGGTTAGTTGCCTTGGACAGAGGCACACAAGTGTATAATTGATACCTAAGACCACACCACAACAATACCTGCAGACCATTTTGAACCGGTATGATTtaaagagagaacagggagtcTTTTGAAGAGACGAGCCTCTCTGTAACAGTTGCCCCCAAGTCAATCTCTCTGTTTGAATTTCATGGATTCTGACACATTAATGTTGAACAATAACACACATAACATATTATTTGCTCACACATTCAAACTAAGAGCTTGATTAACAGTGTCTTGATATGGTGGGGGGAGACATTGTATAACAGGAAGAAGACAGTTTAATATACACTGTTGTTTTCAACTGTTTTACTTTTGTGTGATTTTCTGGCCTTATCGGCATCGCAATAAAAactggtaggacaaatgctgtgTAGGACACCTATGCAGCCATCTCAATTAGCCAACATCCTTAAGAGTAATGTCATGTCTTATACTTAAGATTGCAAGTATTATTTTCCCAGACACTCACCATCGTTGGCACCAAATGGAATAGTTTCTGCATGTATTCAGCAAACTCTATATCCATGTCATCATGTGAGTTCGACGCACTTTGGGTGTAATTAACATAGCTCTTTGATTACTTCAACAATTGGCTTTTTATGAGGAGTCTTTCCCTGTGAGTAACCAGCAATGTGGTGGCAACCAAAAAAGAACTGCTTCATTATTTTTAGAAAAGGAGGAATTTGCCGTTTTTAGAACAGAGGGAGGATGGAAGAAAaatgcatttgctgtttttttCAATCCCAACATTGGACCCACCACATGATTCTGCCACATTCTGACCACAGTCTCATTCCTCTGACATTCTTCTCATTGGGGAAGGTT
This genomic window from Salvelinus sp. IW2-2015 linkage group LG30, ASM291031v2, whole genome shotgun sequence contains:
- the LOC111955329 gene encoding ras-related GTP-binding protein C isoform X1, yielding MSIQYEEPALARSYGVVDSFPKDFGYGVEEPDIEEESTTSGDSKPRILLMGLRRSGKSSIQKVVFHKMSPNETLFLESTNKIYKDDISSSSFVNFQIWDFPGQVDFFDPTFDYEMIFRGTGALIFVIDAQDDYVEALGRLHLTVSRAYRVNPEINFEVFIHKVDGLSDDHKIETQRDVHQRANDDLADASLEKLHLSFYLTSIYDHSIFEAFSKVVQKLIPQLPTLENLVNIFISNSGIEKAFLFDVVSKIYIATDSSPVDMQSYELCCDMIDVVIDVSCIYGLREDGNGSAYDKESLAIIKLNNTTILYLKEVTKFLALVCILREESFEKKGLIDYNFHCFRKAIQEVFEVGSLTQRTGRLQPSSSNNSLSSVKLGVLNGSAV
- the LOC111955329 gene encoding ras-related GTP-binding protein C isoform X2, with translation MSIQYEEPALARSYGVVDSFPKDFGYGVEEPDIEEESTTSGDSKPRILLMGLRRSGKSSIQKVVFHKMSPNETLFLESTNKIYKDDISSSSFVNFQIWDFPGQVDFFDPTFDYEMIFRGTGALIFVIDAQVDGLSDDHKIETQRDVHQRANDDLADASLEKLHLSFYLTSIYDHSIFEAFSKVVQKLIPQLPTLENLVNIFISNSGIEKAFLFDVVSKIYIATDSSPVDMQSYELCCDMIDVVIDVSCIYGLREDGNGSAYDKESLAIIKLNNTTILYLKEVTKFLALVCILREESFEKKGLIDYNFHCFRKAIQEVFEVGSLTQRTGRLQPSSSNNSLSSVKLGVLNGSAV